One window from the genome of Nicotiana tomentosiformis chromosome 5, ASM39032v3, whole genome shotgun sequence encodes:
- the LOC138892132 gene encoding uncharacterized protein, producing MITKGCIYHIVRVRDVDAEIPTLQSIPVVKKYADVFPDELPGKANVVADTLSRRSIGSLAHVEAEKRQLTREIHQLACLVVRLVDSGNGGVVLQNTAKLSLIAEVNERQYEDPELVELRERVPQQKKSLLELKGDGVLRYMGRLCVPDVAGL from the exons atgatcacaaaagggtgcatttatcatattgtgcgagttagagatgtggATGcagagatacctacacttcagtctattccagtagtaaAAAAGTACGCAGATGTATTCCCagatgaacttccag ggaaagctaatgttgtagcagacaccttaagtcgccgatctataggtagcttagcacatgtagaggccgaaaaaagacaattaactagagagattcatcaattggcttgtttggtgGTTCGGTTGGTAGACTCTGgcaatggtggagttgtactccaaaatactgcaaaattatctctcatagctgaagtaaatgagaggcagtacgaggacccagagttggtcgagttgagagagcgagttccgcagcagaagaagtcaTTGTTAgaactcaagggagatggggttctcagatacatgggtcgtttgtgtgttccagatgtagcagggctatga